Proteins from a genomic interval of Echeneis naucrates chromosome 21, fEcheNa1.1, whole genome shotgun sequence:
- the LOC115062242 gene encoding collagen alpha-3(VI) chain-like → MRDFVQRVVETLSVDDSTDRVSVVQYSRDPTVQFYLNTYTTKGEILDTLRDLRPKGGRPLNTGAALQYLRDNVFTASAGSRRLEGVPQILILLSGGRSFDRVEEPASALKQLGVLTFAIGSRSSDSRELQSISHDRSYALSVSEFTDLPKVQQQLQSSVEAVVSKVTPETPTVLVDTAKKDIVFLLDGSDGTRNGFPAMRDFVEKVVEKLNVGENKDRVSVVQYSRDANVNFYLNTYTRKEDIVDSIRGLKHKGGRPLNTGAALQYVRDNVFTDSSGSRRLQGVPQMLVLLNGGRSFDSVDAPASALKQQGIYVIGIGTGGSDSKELQKISYQPNLALSVSDYSDLPTVQEQLSSAMSTVLLRATPVTPTVTVEKRLPGRDIVFLLDGSDDTRTGFPAMRDFVQRVVETLSVDDSTDRVSVVQYSRDPTVQFYLNTYTTKGEILDTLRDLRPKGGRPLNTGAALQYLRDNVFTASAGSRRLEGVPQILILLSGGRSFDRVEEPASALKQLGVLTFAIGSRSSDSRELQSISHGPSYALSVSEFTDLPKVQQQLQSSVEAVVSKVTPETPTVLVDTAQKDIVFLLDGSDGTRNGFPAMRDFVEKVVEKLNVGENKDRVSVVQYSRDADVNFYLNTYTRKEDIVDSIRGLKHKGGRPLNTGAALQYVRDNVFTDSSGSRRLQGVPQMLVLLNGGRSFDSVDAPASALKQQGIYVIGIGTGGSDSKELQKISYQPNLALSVSDYSDLPTVQEQLSSAMSTVLLRATPVTPTVTVEKRLPGRDIVFLLDGSDDTRTGFPAMRDFVQRVVETLSVDDSTDRVSVVQYSRDPTVQFYLNTYTTKGEILDTLRDLRPKGGRPLNTGAALQYLRDNVFTASAGSRRLEGVPQILILLSGGRSFDRVEEPASALKQLGVLTFAIGSRSSDSRELQSISHDPSYALSVSEFTDLPKVQQQLQSSVEAVVSKVTPETPTVLVDTAQKDIVFLLDGSDGTRNGFPAMRDFVEKVVEKLNVGENKDRVSVVQYSRDADVNFYLNTYTRKEDIVDSIRGLKHKGGRPLNTGAALQYVRDNVFTDSSGSRRLQGVPQMLVLLNGGRSFDSVDAPASALKQQGIYVIGIGTR, encoded by the exons ATGCGAGACTTTGTCCAAAGAGTGGTAGAGACACTCAGTGTGGATGACAGCACAGACCGCGTCTCGGTGGTTCAGTACAGCAGGGATCCAACTGTCCAGTTCTATCTCAACACGTACACCACCAAAGGCGAGATCCTTGACACTCTCAGAGACTTGAGGCCCAAAGGCGGGAGACCCCTCAACACTGGAGCAGCTCTCCAGTACTTGAGGGACAATGTCTTCACGGCCTCTGCCGGAAGCAGGCGCCTGGAAGGAGTTCCGCAGATCCTGATATTGCTAAGTGGTGGAAGGTCATTTGACCGTGTTGAggagccagcctctgctctcaaacagctgggtgtcttgacctttgcaattggaagcaggagctctgacagcagagaactgcagagcaTCTCTCACGATCGCAGTTATGCTCTATCCGTGTCTGAATTTACCGACCTTCCCAaagtacaacagcagcttcagtcctccgtggaggctgtggtcagcaaggtcaccccagaaacaccaactgtcctgg tTGACACTGCCAAAAAGGATATCGTATTCCTTCTGGATGGTTCTGATGGCACAAGGAATGGCTTCCCTGCCATGcgtgattttgttgaaaaagtggtggagaaactcaatgtgggagaaaacaaagaccgtgtctctgtggtccaatACAGCAGGGACGCAAATGTCAATTTCTATCTGAACACAtacaccagaaaggaggataTTGTGGATTCAATCAgagggctgaaacacaaaggaggcagaccCCTCAACACCGGGGCAGCCCTCCAGTACGTCAGGGACAATGTGTTTACAGACTCCTCCGGGAGTAGGCGCCTGCAAGGTGTTCCACAGATGCTGGTCCTGCTAAATGGTGGAAGGTCTTTTGACAGTGTAGATgccccagcctctgctctcaaacaacaGGGCATCTATGTGATTGGCATTGGAACAGGGGGTTCTgacagcaaagagctgcagaagatttCATACCAGCCTAACCTTGCTCTATCAGTGTCTGACTACTCTGACCTCCCCACTGtccaagagcagctctcctctgcaatGAGCACAGTGCTACTGAGGGCCACGCCCGTTACACCAACAGTAACTG tggagaaaaggcttccaggaagggacattgtgtttttgttggatggatCTGATGACACTAGAACTGGATTCCCAGCCATGCGAGACTTTGTCCAAAGAGTGGTAGAGACACTCAGTGTGGATGACAGCACAGACCGCGTCTCGGTGGTTCAGTACAGCAGGGATCCAACTGTCCAGTTCTATCTCAACACGTACACCACCAAAGGCGAGATCCTTGACACTCTCAGAGACTTGAGGCCCAAAGGCGGGAGACCCCTCAACACTGGAGCAGCTCTCCAGTACTTGAGGGACAATGTCTTCACGGCCTCTGCCGGAAGCAGGCGCCTGGAAGGAGTTCCGCAGATCCTGATATTGCTAAGTGGTGGAAGGTCATTTGACCGTGTTGAggagccagcctctgctctcaaacagctgggtgtcttgacctttgcaattggaagcaggagctctgacagcagagaactgcagagcaTCTCTCACGGTCCCAGTTATGCTCTATCCGTGTCTGAATTTACCGACCTTCCCAaagtacaacagcagcttcagtcctccgtggaggctgtggtcagcaaggtcaccccagaaacaccaactgtcctgg tTGACACTGCCCAAAAGGATATCGTATTCCTTCTGGATGGTTCTGATGGCACAAGGAATGGCTTCCCTGCCATGcgtgattttgttgaaaaagtggtggagaaactcaatgtgggagaaaacaaagaccgtgtctctgtggtccaatACAGCAGAGACGCAGATGTCAATTTCTATCTGAACACAtacaccagaaaggaggataTTGTGGATTCAATCAgagggctgaaacacaaaggaggcagaccCCTCAACACCGGGGCAGCCCTCCAGTACGTCAGGGACAATGTGTTTACAGACTCCTCCGGGAGTAGGCGCCTGCAAGGTGTTCCACAGATGCTGGTCCTGCTAAATGGTGGAAGGTCTTTTGACAGTGTAGATgccccagcctctgctctcaaacaacaGGGCATCTATGTGATTGGCATTGGAACAGGGGGTTCTgacagcaaagagctgcagaagatttCATACCAGCCTAACCTTGCTCTATCAGTGTCTGACTACTCTGACCTCCCCACTGtccaagagcagctctcctctgcaatGAGCACAGTGCTACTGAGGGCCACGCCCGTTACACCAACAGTAACTG tggagaaaaggcttccaggaagggacattgtgtttttgttggatggatCTGATGACACTAGAACTGGATTCCCAGCCATGCGAGACTTTGTCCAAAGAGTGGTAGAGACACTCAGTGTGGATGACAGCACAGACCGCGTCTCGGTGGTTCAGTACAGCAGGGATCCAACTGTCCAGTTCTATCTCAACACGTACACCACCAAAGGCGAGATCCTTGACACTCTCAGAGACTTGAGGCCCAAAGGCGGGAGACCCCTCAACACTGGAGCAGCTCTCCAGTACTTGAGGGACAATGTCTTCACGGCCTCTGCCGGAAGCAGGCGCCTGGAAGGAGTTCCGCAGATCCTGATATTGCTAAGTGGTGGAAGGTCATTTGACCGTGTTGAggagccagcctctgctctcaaacagctgggtgtcttgacctttgcaattggaagcaggagctctgacagcagagaactgcagagcaTCTCTCACGATCCCAGTTATGCTCTATCCGTGTCTGAATTTACCGACCTTCCCAaagtacaacagcagcttcagtcctccgtggaggctgtggtcagcaaggtcaccccagaaacaccaactgtcctgg tTGACACTGCCCAAAAGGATATCGTATTCCTTCTGGATGGTTCTGATGGCACAAGGAATGGCTTCCCTGCCATGcgtgattttgttgaaaaagtggtggagaaactcaatgtgggagaaaacaaagaccgtgtctctgtggtccaatACAGCAGGGACGCAGATGTCAATTTCTATCTGAACACAtacaccagaaaggaggataTTGTGGATTCAATCAgagggctgaaacacaaaggaggcagaccCCTCAACACCGGGGCAGCCCTCCAGTACGTCAGGGACAATGTGTTTACAGACTCCTCCGGGAGTAGGCGCCTGCAAGGTGTTCCACAGATGCTGGTCCTGCTAAATGGTGGAAGGTCTTTTGACAGTGTAGATgccccagcctctgctctcaaacaacaGGGCATCTATGTGATTGGCATTGGAACAAGG